A region of Nerophis lumbriciformis linkage group LG26, RoL_Nlum_v2.1, whole genome shotgun sequence DNA encodes the following proteins:
- the LOC133624043 gene encoding BRD4-interacting chromatin-remodeling complex-associated protein, whose amino-acid sequence MAMEDDDGTCLLDVLCDPQALNDFLHGTTELQTKDLLISASSGEPCLFTDAPSPVLLLGDGGDSPGTPPSGCVDLSFLEEALLSSPEGGDDCLHQEDMQGGSPFGSGCESKGGEEEVAAPPEEDAEVACCDILQQSLQEADITEQTVALEGSLTQDSGPLYSPPTVPFVAKTMPSAPALPRDTQAAVEPPQPSLLAVGPGCPSLKPAAPPQLMGLLPGNIFPAPSPETTFSLSPVQGSGIIIHKAIPSVTCRPLLTPTLRAAAAHGIVLQRAPLSIQPKLPISIQPRLVQISPKPSGQKPTPGLTLVPGTVSPNILLSQPSGQKPAVAPPGTPQQRPKPVSLQLVNQGGSFVLQPQGLFQGQNQFLLPGQSQVTISQPGVRPLLTAAPQGQGGTPFSGHLVDGSQILTVPQRQLNFSPVFTTTGQLTLSQATVLSGPLQLQSAPPTVFQMPAQLAGSYTTGGQGATLVHGSALGNHITLINSSGMLQSDLPSISIVNTPSVVQGLPYAAQPGQAALTDAPPALQQASVVLLPERGVPEERSASEESFLQLPQHFDQVIQHPVLVQHTTPPSPHVVTVLEPQTNPVLVPAMEMPSDDVTQVVEEVTQSLSQNQDFMQQLQQQALSSPTTSDILVGAAPEVPVESLTPPVDNEQDSQQATATLDPRVDSLPLSPEDTSLLATFQSAAIVPSQDPVTRLESPPPQYQDSQSLFMDSQRTLASPQASASHPGPDFSVPQSSQPSLPSRGPSPLQVSIPVPQQQPEPSAASLCAGRYHPLAQQHTLDTPTAALAIVNDAMSLHVLPTSADTQEGHPWEGGPFTGNQQLAGVELQPEERPTPAMRRHRFQQLLCTDHMAVQNPRISTAFSTLRDAARRLLPYHVCGGLLPRQEDFTLVDQEFDTVSGFLLKRTKDMVNKYRQLLVKETQQESPSAEMVMLERLFLQAERFSLGEDRRRARKDPESFMMSLAASAFSSGASSPPPAWTRLSDRPPGLKTYRSSSRGALRLTIKQEVVHSSLKRDHRGQLTNGGAANPPQSTNGSSGHLECGENSTHAQLSNMTDPLPMLQAVRFEPPPRDAPNLKCLRLDVPPPDSLQEDNVLSEHLQSAINSILELQRLQGPSGSPLTRAPTGPTLDQPITSIFDLVCPEQVPHRS is encoded by the exons A tGGCCATGGAGGATGATGACGGGACTTGTCTCCTCGATGTTTTATG TGACCCCCAAGCCTTGAATGACTTCCTTcatgggaccactgag CTGCAGACTAAAGACCTGCTCATTAGTGCCTCCTCTGGGGAGCCTTGCCTCTTCACAGATGCCCCG AGCCCCGTCCTGCTGCTGGGAGATGGCGGAGACTCCCCGGGGACGCCACCGTCCGGATGTGTGGATCTGTCCTTCCTGGAGGAGGCCCTCCTCTCGTCACCCGAGGGGGGAGACGACTGCCTACACCAGGAGGACATGCAGGGCGGATCTCCCTTTGGGTCCGGATGCGAGTCAAAGGGGGGCGAGGAGGAGGTGGCAGCACCCCCGGAGGAGGACGCGGAGGTGGCGTGTTGCGACATCCTTCAGCAGAGCCTGCAGGAGGCAGACATCACAGAACAGACTGTGGCCCTGGAGGGCAGCCTGACCCAAGACAGTGGGCCCCTTTACTCTCCGCCCACTGTGCCATTTGTAGCCAAGACTATGCCCAGCGCCCCTGCCTTGCCCAGAGACACTCAGGCAGCAGTAGAGCCCCCCCAACCCTCCTTGCTTGCCGTCGGGCCAGGCTGCCCCTCTCTGAAACCTGCCGCCCCACCTCAGCTGATGGGGCTCCTGCCGGGAAACATTTTCCCTGCCCCTTCACCAGAGACCACCTTCTCGCTGAGCCCGGTTCAGGGGTCTGGTATAATCATCCATAAAGCCATTCCCAGCGTGACATGCCGACCTCTCCTCACCCCCACTCTGAGAGCAGCGGCAGCCCACGGTATCGTCCTGCAGCGTGCCCCTCTCTCCATCCAACCCAAGCTGCCAATCAGCATTCAGCCAAGATTAGTCCAAATCAGCCCAAAGCCGTCGGGGCAAAAACCCACTCCTGGTCTCACGCTAGTTCCCGGGACTGTCTCGCCAAATATTCTACTGTCCCAGCCTTCTGGCCAGAAACCTGCAGTGGCGCCCCCAGGAACTCCCCAGCAGCGCCCCAAACCAGTCAGCCTGCAGCTAGTCAACCAGGGTGGCTCCTTTGTGCTTCAGCCTCAGGGACTCTTTCAAGGCCAAAACCAATTCCTTCTCCCAGGTCAGTCCCAAGTAACCATCTCCCAGCCTGGGGTTCGACCTCTGCTGACAGCTGCTCCACAAGGCCAAGGCGGCACGCCCTTCAGTGGGCATCTTGTGGATGGGTCCCAGATTCTAACAGTGCCCCAAAGACAGCTCAACTTCAGCCCCGTTTTCACCACCACAGGACAGCTCACTCTCAGCCAGGCCACCGTCCTCTCTGGACCTCTGCAGCTGCAGTCAGCACCCCCCACGGTCTTCCAGATGCCGGCTCAGCTGGCTGGGAGCTACACGACCGGCGGGCAGGGGGCCACTCTGGTACACGGCTCTGCTCTAGGCAACCACATTACTTTAATCAACAGTTCTGGGATGTTACAATCGGATCTGCCCTCTATCTCCATCGTCAATACTCCGTCGGTGGTGCAGGGCCTGCCTTATGCGGCTCAGCCAGGTCAGGCGGCATTGACAGATGCCCCACCGGCCCTCCAACAGGCCTCTGTGGTGCTGCTTCCTGAGAGAGGAGTGCCTGAGGAGAGGAGCGCCTCAGAAGAAAGCTTTCTTCAACTGCCACAG CACTTCGATCAGGTGATCCAGCATCCAGTCTTGGTGCAGCACACAACCCCCCCGTCGCCTCACGTGGTGACCGTCCTTGAGCCCCAGACGAATCCGGTTCTGGTCCCTGCAATGGAGATGCCCTCAGACGATGTGACCCAAGTGGTGGAGGAGGTGACCCAGTCTCTGAGCCAGAACCAAGACTTTATGCAACAACTGCAACAG CAAGCACTTAGCTCTCCCACTACGTCTGACATACTGGTTGGAGCGGCACCCGAGGTTCCAGTGGAGTCTCTCACCCCCCCAGTGGACAATGAGCAAGACAGCCAGCAAGCGACTGCGACGTTGGATCCACGTGTTGACTCATTGCCACTCTCGCCAGAAGACACGTCACTGCTGGCAACCTTTCAGTCAGCAGCCATAGTCCCCAGTCAAGACCCCGTTACCAGACTGGAGAGTCCGCCCCCCCAGTACCAGGACTCTCAGTCTTTGTTCATGGACAGTCAAAGGACGCTGGCTTCTCCACAGGCCTCAGCTTCCCATCCAGGGCCTGACTTCTCCGTCCCACAGTCATCACAGCCCTCTTTGCCCTCCAGAGGCCCCTCCCCTCTGCAGGTCAGCATCCCAGTGCCTCAGCAGCAGCCGGAACCCTCAGCTGCCAGCCTCTGCGCAGGGCGGTACCACCCCCTTGCCCAACAGCACACACTTGACA caCCAACAGCTGCCTTGGCCATAGTGAACGACGCCATGTCTCTCCATGTCCTCCCAACTTCTGCTGACACCCAGGAGGGACACCCCTGGGAGGGCGGCCCCTTCACGGGCAACCAGCAG CTTGCAGGTGTGGAGCTGCAGCCAGAAGAAAGACCAACACCAGCAATGCGACGACACAG GTTCCAGCAGCTTCTTTGCACGGACCACATGGCGGTGCAAAACCCGCGCATCAGCACCGCCTTTTCTACGCTGAGGGACGCCGCCCGGCGCCTACTGCCGTACCACGTGTGCGGCGGACTCCTGCCCAGGCAGGAGGACTTCACTCTAG TGGACCAGGAGTTTGACACGGTGTCGGGGTTCCTGCTGAAGCGCACCAAGGACATGGTGAACAAATACCGGCAGCTACTTGTCAAAGAAACCCAG CAGGAGAGTCCGTCGGCTGAAATGGTGATGCTGGAGCGCCTCTTCCTGCAGGCTGAGCGATTCTCTTTGGGAGAGGACAGACGGCGAGCTCGCAAAGACCCAG AGTCCTTCATGATGTCCTTGGCCGCATCAGCGTTTTCCTCGGGGGCCTCGTCTCCGCCCCCGGCCTGGACCAGACTCTCGGACCGACCGCCGGGTCTTAAAACCTACCGCTCCAGTTCCAGGGGGGCTCTCAGGCTCACGATAAAGCAGGAGGTTGTGCACAGTTCTTTGAAGCGGGACCACAGGGGCCAGCTGACCAATGGTGGCGCGGCCAACCCCCCTCAGTCAACCAACGGATCATCCGGACATCTGGAGTGCGGTGAAAACTCCACGCATGCCCAGCTATCCAACATGACAGATCCTCTTCCAATGCTGCAAGCCGTCCGCTTTGAGCCGCCCCCGCGGGATGCACCCAACTTGAAATGCCTCAGGCTGGACGTGCCGCCGCCCGATTCCCTCCAGGAGGACAACGTGCTCAGTGAACACCTGCAGAGCGCCATTAACAGCATCCTGGAGCTGCAGCGCCTGCAGGGGCCCTCGGGCAGCCCCCTCACCAGGGCACCCACAGGACCCACACTGGACCAACCCATCACCAGCATCTTTGACTTGGTCTGCCCCGAACAAGTTCCACACAGATCCTGA